One Pyrofollis japonicus DNA window includes the following coding sequences:
- a CDS encoding site-2 protease family protein produces MAGTTLQALAAYVAAWILLGILLSSKRSEKFEASPFAIVIRLRKRFEYFDKLRGNRLVGLLLDVGIASMFILMALFYAMIIKRVLLIISGKPAGEAPIVPLIPGVSIDITTFLYILPGLSLAVIVHEIMHALASRHGGVEVKNAGILVFLGLIPAAFVEPDEDKLRKSSLRTRLRVYSAGVLANVLLWLFLLLLLKPITAQGFYMHIIKVEANSFAQEYGVQPGLTIKEVYINTTGPLDFTSFQKVMNKIRYENGGTLANITLIVKFVLLNDTTITVVKKAAPSNTSREEKKKYEMIGIYFVPVPKTLIKLGFSPSTAYTVFTILWLTELINIGLAGINAAPIFITDGARVVNDVAAALLRDERKGAMINNIVSLVTLILIIPNINI; encoded by the coding sequence GTGGCGGGAACAACGCTTCAAGCTCTTGCTGCCTACGTAGCGGCATGGATACTGCTTGGCATACTATTGAGTAGCAAGAGGAGTGAGAAGTTTGAGGCAAGCCCTTTCGCAATAGTAATCAGACTACGTAAGCGTTTTGAATACTTTGATAAGCTGCGTGGAAATAGACTTGTAGGTCTCTTACTTGATGTTGGAATAGCCTCTATGTTTATCTTAATGGCGCTATTTTATGCTATGATAATAAAAAGAGTATTACTAATAATATCTGGAAAACCTGCCGGAGAAGCGCCCATAGTGCCTCTAATACCTGGTGTATCGATTGATATAACCACGTTCCTGTATATTCTGCCTGGGCTTAGCCTAGCAGTAATAGTTCATGAGATTATGCATGCACTCGCTTCTAGGCATGGCGGCGTCGAAGTAAAGAATGCAGGCATCCTAGTCTTCTTAGGCCTTATCCCCGCTGCATTTGTCGAGCCAGACGAAGACAAATTAAGAAAATCAAGTCTCAGAACGCGGCTAAGAGTATATTCTGCTGGCGTGCTTGCTAATGTACTACTATGGCTGTTTCTATTGCTCTTATTAAAACCTATCACAGCACAAGGATTCTACATGCATATCATTAAAGTAGAAGCAAATTCGTTTGCACAAGAATATGGAGTCCAACCAGGCTTAACAATTAAGGAGGTATATATTAACACGACAGGCCCCCTTGACTTTACAAGCTTCCAGAAAGTTATGAATAAAATACGTTACGAGAACGGAGGTACATTAGCTAATATAACATTAATAGTGAAATTCGTGCTACTGAACGACACAACAATAACAGTTGTCAAAAAGGCTGCACCATCAAATACAAGCAGAGAAGAAAAGAAAAAGTATGAAATGATAGGCATATATTTCGTACCCGTTCCTAAGACGCTTATAAAGCTTGGATTTTCGCCTTCGACTGCGTATACAGTATTTACTATACTGTGGCTTACCGAGCTCATAAATATTGGCCTTGCAGGAATAAACGCTGCACCAATATTTATAACTGATGGAGCCCGCGTCGTAAATGATGTTGCCGCAGCACTATTAAGAGACGAAAGAAAGGGGGCAATGATCAATAATATAGTATCACTAGTAACACTTATATTAATAATACCAAATATAAACATATAA
- the dnaG gene encoding DNA primase DnaG: MKYLIKAKIEVDGLVNKHDIIGAIFGQTENLFGEEFDLRELQERGRIGRVIVDIKHQDTKTYGEITIPSNLDRVETALLAAMIESVEKVGPYRAKIRVYDIIDVRAEKIKKIIERAREILRIWSLEKTPDLKEVLREISEAVKRGEVISYGPEGLPAGPDVDKSDEIIIVEGRADVINLLRYGYRNVIALEGARGKIPETIIKLAKTKKAIAFVDGDHGGDLILWELLRVADIDYVARAPPGKEVEDLTGKEIARALSNLIPAREYLAILEKKFQPKKEKRPPKEAKEALEKEAAVSTPATPAAVTAVAEPKPAQPVVQVEVEKVEIPEKILEEIKQLSGTLEALIYDKDWNLIQRVSVRDMFNVLEKMEPGKVFAVVYDGIVTQRMLDLAAEKQIKLVIANRLGSIEKRPRNVVVLTFNDVVA; encoded by the coding sequence TTGAAATATTTAATAAAAGCAAAAATAGAAGTAGACGGATTAGTAAATAAGCATGATATAATAGGTGCTATTTTTGGTCAAACTGAAAACCTCTTTGGAGAAGAATTTGATCTCCGAGAGCTACAGGAAAGGGGTAGAATAGGTAGAGTTATAGTTGACATAAAGCACCAAGACACTAAGACCTATGGCGAGATAACGATACCCTCAAACCTCGATAGAGTAGAGACTGCACTGCTTGCGGCAATGATAGAGTCCGTCGAAAAAGTAGGACCGTATCGTGCAAAAATACGTGTCTACGACATAATAGACGTCCGTGCAGAGAAGATAAAGAAGATAATTGAAAGAGCACGTGAAATCCTACGTATCTGGTCGCTTGAGAAAACTCCTGATCTCAAAGAGGTACTTAGAGAAATAAGTGAGGCAGTAAAACGCGGCGAAGTAATAAGCTATGGGCCCGAAGGCCTTCCTGCCGGCCCTGACGTAGATAAAAGTGACGAGATAATAATAGTTGAAGGCCGAGCTGATGTAATAAACCTTCTCAGATATGGTTATAGAAATGTTATAGCACTTGAGGGCGCTCGCGGAAAGATACCAGAGACTATAATAAAACTTGCAAAGACGAAGAAAGCCATAGCATTCGTTGATGGGGATCACGGAGGAGACCTCATACTATGGGAGCTGCTTCGCGTTGCCGACATTGACTATGTTGCACGGGCACCCCCAGGCAAGGAGGTAGAGGATCTAACTGGCAAGGAGATTGCTCGTGCCCTTAGCAACCTCATTCCAGCACGCGAATACTTGGCAATACTCGAGAAAAAATTCCAGCCAAAGAAAGAAAAACGGCCACCTAAGGAGGCCAAAGAAGCCCTAGAGAAAGAGGCTGCAGTATCAACACCTGCTACGCCAGCTGCCGTTACAGCGGTAGCTGAGCCTAAGCCAGCTCAGCCCGTTGTACAAGTCGAGGTCGAAAAAGTAGAGATTCCTGAGAAAATTCTCGAAGAAATTAAGCAGCTCAGTGGCACTCTCGAGGCACTCATATATGATAAGGACTGGAATCTCATTCAACGCGTAAGTGTACGGGACATGTTCAACGTTTTGGAAAAGATGGAGCCCGGCAAGGTATTTGCAGTAGTTTATGATGGTATAGTGACTCAGAGAATGCTTGACTTGGCTGCTGAAAAGCAAATAAAACTAGTAATAGCTAACCGGCTAGGCTCTATAGAGAAAAGGCCCCGTAATGTTGTTGTTCTCACTTTTAACGACGTTGTTGCGTAA
- a CDS encoding tyrosine--tRNA ligase, with translation MKSIDERLKLITRNTVEVIKVDELKRLLEEKEHPKAYIGFEPSGLFHIGWLIWAFKVRDFIEAGIEFYLLAATWHAWINDKFGGNMETIRKAAQHVLDVLEALGISKSSIKVVDAEDLISDKEYWTILLRVAKNNTLARMKRALTIMGRRADEAELDFSKLIYPAMQVTDIFYLDVDIALGGMDQRKAHMLARDTAEKMGRRKVIAVHTPLLTGLQGLGRMNPQEVNEDVQATVLKMSKSKPESAIFVYDSPEEIEAKLLKAYCPARQVEFNPVIEINKYILFAQPGFKLVIERPEKYGGTLIVNSYSELEQLYREGKIHPLDLKKATAKALADLLKPIRDYFEKNVEARKLLEELKKATITR, from the coding sequence ATGAAGAGTATTGATGAGCGGTTAAAGCTTATTACACGAAATACCGTAGAAGTAATAAAAGTCGATGAACTTAAGAGGCTCCTTGAAGAAAAGGAGCATCCTAAGGCATACATAGGATTTGAGCCCAGTGGTCTGTTCCACATAGGATGGTTAATCTGGGCTTTCAAAGTAAGAGACTTCATAGAAGCTGGTATTGAGTTTTACCTACTTGCAGCGACCTGGCATGCATGGATAAATGATAAGTTTGGAGGAAATATGGAGACTATCCGGAAGGCTGCACAACACGTTCTAGACGTCTTAGAGGCTCTCGGAATAAGCAAGTCGTCAATAAAGGTTGTGGATGCGGAGGACCTAATTTCAGATAAAGAATACTGGACAATACTTCTCAGAGTGGCTAAAAACAACACTCTTGCACGCATGAAGCGTGCCTTAACTATCATGGGGCGCCGGGCAGATGAAGCAGAACTGGACTTTTCCAAGTTAATTTACCCAGCGATGCAAGTAACTGACATATTCTATCTTGACGTAGATATCGCGCTAGGCGGCATGGATCAGCGCAAGGCACATATGCTTGCACGAGATACGGCCGAGAAGATGGGCAGGAGAAAGGTCATAGCAGTTCATACGCCACTGCTTACCGGTCTCCAAGGGCTTGGGCGAATGAATCCTCAAGAAGTAAACGAGGATGTACAAGCAACAGTACTTAAAATGAGCAAGTCAAAGCCAGAATCCGCAATATTTGTCTACGATAGTCCGGAAGAGATTGAAGCAAAGTTATTGAAGGCCTATTGTCCTGCACGCCAAGTAGAATTCAACCCAGTTATTGAGATAAACAAGTACATCTTGTTCGCACAACCGGGATTCAAGTTGGTAATAGAGAGGCCTGAGAAGTACGGCGGCACACTAATAGTCAATAGCTATAGCGAACTCGAGCAGCTCTATAGAGAGGGTAAGATTCATCCGCTTGACTTGAAGAAAGCCACTGCCAAGGCTCTCGCAGACCTCTTAAAGCCGATTAGAGACTACTTCGAGAAAAACGTGGAGGCGCGAAAACTACTAGAAGAACTAAAAAAGGCCACTATAACAAGGTAG
- the pheT gene encoding phenylalanine--tRNA ligase subunit beta: MPVLRFKPSRVEEVLGLPLSEALKVMERLKIEVEIDNEGYVVAELEVDRPDMYSLEGIARQVKGLLGKELGIPRYNTVSTEYTIIADNVPTRPYIVGLIVWDVNIDEDYLVELIQFQEKLTASHGLNRRRIAIGIHDLDKMPSNKLFYRFEPIDTVKFKPLHHDKTMTLAEVLTVTEQGKKYGSISLSEGKHPVLYAGKEVISVPPVINADITRVEPGTRHVFIDITGTELKPVLDAAAIFAANLAERSMSKNIGLVRVEAPWGKLVEPRLEPAPMTVSIEKINNLLGVSIDSSEAVKLLRRMRFEANALTETSLEVLVPRYRIDILHEVDIAEEIMLAIGLENIEPIKPSRMLRGSLFVTRYWEREARQILAGYGFVEVKNYTLSSCKDQVEIAGASPDELVYISNPVSVELDCYRYSLAPLLLRTLAQNQHRVPVKIFEVGEAVKRVKRVEDGEPPVLLRKLLAVAIMGEKIGYEDIQAVVYGLVELLSDKIENINRIEKKLFIKGRAAKVLTKNGLEIELGEINPEILEKLEIKYPVAFAEIDYTKLHEKSIVKRGGAAVPRP; this comes from the coding sequence ATGCCGGTTCTAAGGTTTAAGCCCAGCCGCGTAGAGGAGGTCCTTGGCCTACCTCTGTCTGAAGCACTAAAAGTAATGGAGAGGCTAAAGATAGAAGTAGAAATAGATAACGAAGGATACGTTGTGGCAGAACTCGAAGTAGATAGGCCTGACATGTATAGTCTCGAAGGTATTGCGAGGCAAGTAAAGGGCCTTCTAGGCAAAGAACTCGGCATACCAAGATACAATACTGTCTCAACAGAGTACACTATAATTGCTGACAACGTTCCCACACGCCCTTATATTGTGGGGCTTATAGTATGGGATGTTAACATTGATGAAGACTACCTAGTTGAACTAATACAGTTTCAAGAAAAACTCACGGCAAGCCACGGCCTTAACAGAAGGCGGATCGCTATAGGCATTCACGATCTTGATAAGATGCCGTCCAATAAGCTATTCTACCGCTTTGAACCAATAGATACTGTAAAGTTCAAACCCCTTCACCACGACAAAACTATGACGCTGGCAGAGGTGCTTACTGTAACAGAGCAAGGAAAGAAATATGGCTCAATATCTCTTAGTGAAGGAAAGCACCCAGTACTCTATGCCGGAAAAGAAGTAATCAGTGTACCTCCTGTCATTAATGCAGATATTACTAGGGTAGAGCCTGGCACACGACACGTATTTATCGATATAACTGGTACCGAGCTAAAACCTGTGCTTGATGCCGCTGCGATTTTCGCAGCTAATCTCGCAGAACGTAGCATGAGTAAAAACATAGGGCTTGTCCGCGTCGAAGCTCCTTGGGGAAAACTAGTTGAACCTAGACTAGAGCCGGCGCCAATGACTGTAAGCATTGAGAAAATCAATAACTTGCTCGGAGTAAGTATAGATTCGTCTGAAGCTGTTAAGCTCCTCCGCCGCATGCGTTTCGAGGCAAACGCATTGACGGAGACTAGTTTAGAGGTCCTAGTACCAAGATATAGAATTGATATATTGCACGAAGTTGACATCGCTGAGGAAATTATGCTTGCAATAGGCCTAGAAAACATCGAGCCTATAAAGCCATCTAGAATGCTCAGAGGTAGCCTATTTGTTACAAGATATTGGGAACGTGAAGCTAGACAGATCTTGGCTGGCTACGGATTCGTTGAAGTTAAAAACTATACACTGTCATCTTGCAAAGACCAAGTAGAAATAGCTGGTGCTAGTCCCGATGAACTCGTCTACATTAGTAACCCGGTATCCGTTGAGCTAGACTGCTATCGTTATTCATTGGCTCCCTTACTTCTTAGAACACTGGCTCAAAACCAGCATAGAGTGCCCGTCAAGATATTTGAAGTAGGAGAAGCCGTTAAACGTGTAAAAAGAGTTGAAGATGGCGAGCCACCGGTCTTGTTAAGAAAACTACTAGCAGTAGCAATTATGGGCGAAAAGATAGGATATGAGGATATTCAAGCAGTAGTGTACGGACTAGTAGAGCTACTTTCCGATAAAATAGAAAACATCAATAGAATAGAGAAAAAACTCTTCATTAAAGGACGTGCAGCGAAAGTATTAACCAAGAACGGCCTCGAGATCGAGCTAGGCGAAATAAACCCAGAGATACTTGAGAAACTAGAAATAAAGTACCCAGTTGCCTTCGCCGAAATAGACTACACAAAACTCCATGAAAAGAGCATTGTTAAACGTGGGGGCGCCGCTGTCCCCCGCCCCTAA
- the pheS gene encoding phenylalanine--tRNA ligase subunit alpha, whose translation MGAISVSESEYELLKIMASKKISPNKEYNTDVLAKILNIEKSRLEALLRLLASKGLVVLKEKIVEEYHLTSEAKRYISEGFPEEVLVKLLTEMGGEASVDAIRERLGDIAPIAIANASKKKWIRIEGGRVKLVVDPANAVADERKIIEKIMRGEKLDPSSIKLLKRRKLVEVHKKRVTIVELPEDPESLMKKVIVEIGALTRELIESGKWRSVRLREYNVEALPPRVLPGRLNFFSQFIEYIRDVMKELGFVEVEAPPVELEFWNYDVLFQPQFHPARSPTDTFYLKAPSAAELPKELVKKVAQAHEQGMGGSKGWRYKWDPRQAMRLILRSHTTAVSARILSTKPSLPFRYFSLGRVYRVENIDPRHLPEFHQVDGIASEDGVSLRWLVGMLSEFLERLGLTDYKFRPAYFPFTEPSIEGYVRIGSGWLEVLGAGLFRPEMLNALGIEYPVAAWGMGIERLAMALYGLRDIRQLYSNDIEFISSIPSRWWLYAGSKV comes from the coding sequence TTGGGCGCTATTTCTGTATCAGAATCCGAGTACGAGCTGCTGAAGATAATGGCTTCAAAGAAAATTTCGCCTAATAAGGAGTACAATACCGATGTGCTTGCAAAGATTCTTAATATCGAAAAAAGTCGCTTAGAAGCATTGCTCAGACTTCTCGCATCAAAAGGCCTAGTTGTATTGAAAGAAAAAATTGTTGAAGAATACCATTTAACTAGCGAGGCCAAACGCTATATTAGCGAAGGATTTCCAGAAGAGGTTCTTGTTAAGCTTCTTACGGAAATGGGTGGAGAGGCAAGTGTTGACGCGATTAGGGAGAGGCTAGGAGATATAGCGCCCATAGCAATAGCTAACGCGTCGAAGAAGAAATGGATTAGAATTGAAGGTGGCCGCGTGAAGCTAGTAGTAGACCCGGCTAACGCTGTTGCAGACGAGCGAAAAATCATTGAGAAAATTATGAGAGGAGAAAAGCTAGATCCTAGTTCTATTAAGCTTCTTAAACGCCGTAAGCTCGTAGAGGTGCATAAGAAGCGGGTAACGATAGTTGAACTGCCCGAAGACCCGGAAAGCCTTATGAAGAAGGTAATTGTCGAGATTGGTGCGCTTACGAGAGAGCTCATTGAGAGTGGAAAGTGGAGAAGCGTAAGGCTAAGAGAATACAACGTTGAGGCACTGCCTCCACGCGTTCTTCCTGGGAGATTAAACTTCTTTTCGCAGTTCATAGAGTATATTAGGGACGTAATGAAGGAGCTTGGTTTCGTCGAGGTTGAAGCTCCCCCTGTTGAGCTCGAGTTCTGGAACTATGATGTATTATTTCAGCCTCAGTTCCACCCTGCTCGCAGTCCTACTGATACCTTCTACCTAAAGGCGCCATCGGCGGCTGAGCTACCGAAAGAGCTTGTTAAAAAAGTCGCACAAGCTCACGAGCAGGGTATGGGTGGTAGCAAGGGGTGGCGTTATAAATGGGATCCGCGCCAGGCTATGCGGCTGATACTACGTAGTCATACAACAGCTGTATCTGCCCGTATCCTTTCAACGAAGCCTTCTTTGCCCTTTAGATATTTTAGCTTGGGGAGAGTGTATAGAGTTGAAAACATTGATCCAAGGCATCTTCCAGAGTTCCACCAAGTTGATGGAATTGCGAGCGAGGATGGGGTAAGCCTTCGGTGGCTTGTAGGCATGCTGAGCGAGTTCTTAGAGCGATTAGGGCTCACTGATTACAAGTTTAGGCCTGCATACTTCCCCTTCACAGAACCCTCTATAGAAGGATACGTTAGAATAGGTAGTGGATGGCTTGAGGTGCTCGGTGCTGGCTTATTTAGGCCTGAGATGCTAAATGCGCTTGGAATAGAATATCCAGTTGCGGCTTGGGGTATGGGAATAGAACGCCTCGCTATGGCTCTTTACGGGCTCAGAGACATAAGACAGCTCTATAGCAATGATATAGAATTCATATCATCAATACCCTCAAGGTGGTGGTTATATGCCGGTTCTAAGGTTTAA
- a CDS encoding metal-dependent hydrolase, whose translation MGYVRWLGHATFEVNIDSYLILIDPWLTNPASPVNVEEYKDKVDLIVVTHDHGDHIGEAVELMKINPRAKLVAVYEVANDVAEKLGDKGERVIGGNIGGPLRIEGIDLKVLFTPANHSSLKGTPTGVVIIGKEATIYHAGDTGLMAEMQFIGELYKPDIAMLPIGGHFTMDEVQAAKAVELIKPKVAIPMHYNTFPVIQADPEKFKKLVEEKGLPTKVVILKPGEKYGF comes from the coding sequence ATGGGATACGTACGCTGGCTAGGACATGCAACTTTTGAGGTAAACATAGACAGTTACCTTATATTGATTGATCCCTGGCTCACTAATCCAGCCTCGCCGGTGAATGTTGAGGAATACAAAGACAAAGTTGACCTTATAGTAGTAACACACGATCACGGAGACCATATCGGCGAAGCAGTCGAGCTAATGAAAATTAATCCACGCGCCAAGCTAGTAGCTGTCTATGAGGTTGCAAATGATGTTGCAGAGAAGCTTGGTGACAAGGGAGAGCGTGTCATCGGTGGTAACATAGGTGGCCCGCTTCGCATCGAAGGAATAGATCTGAAAGTACTCTTTACGCCTGCGAACCACAGTTCGCTAAAGGGTACGCCGACGGGAGTGGTAATAATTGGCAAAGAGGCAACAATATATCATGCTGGCGACACCGGCCTTATGGCTGAAATGCAATTTATAGGTGAGCTTTACAAACCGGACATAGCGATGTTGCCGATAGGTGGCCATTTCACAATGGATGAAGTGCAGGCAGCTAAGGCTGTGGAGCTAATTAAGCCAAAGGTTGCAATACCGATGCATTATAACACGTTTCCCGTGATACAAGCTGACCCGGAGAAGTTCAAGAAACTGGTTGAGGAGAAAGGTCTCCCAACAAAGGTCGTCATTCTGAAGCCCGGAGAAAAGTATGGTTTTTAA